ctttatcCAGACTGCAACATTACTAAGAATGTGCTGGTCACTGTATTACACCTTAATATTAAAATCatgatgcaattacatgtataagaattGATTATGCTGCTTATATGTAGCTGACAATCTGTTGCTATTGTAGACTTACTACACGGCCCTGGACCCTGCAGAAGTTGTGGACTATTTGGAAGGTccgtatgtacagtagatacaCCTAGCAATGTAAATGCTTTGACATTGCctttgaataattcaaaacatttaatCATTGTTTTTTATTCAGATGAGTTGATCGTGTTTGAGCTGTTACAGCTCTCTGAGTTTGGGGGAGCCAATAGACTTGCCTCCTACTCGTCAAGTGCCCGTGACTTCCTGTATCCTGCCCCATCCCTTTCCCCGTGCTACGCCTCAGGGGCAAGGGAACTCCTCTTCCATCGTTCTATTGACTTTCCCGTACGTCTCTGAAAAGAGTAAACCATCGATAAATGTGCATAATTGTTTTATACACATTCAAAAAATAAGTTTTAACCTTTTATACATCATATTTCAGGGCATTTGTCCAAAGTTAGAATTTGTCTCAGTTACAAACATAAAAGAATCCCTATCACCAGAACTAGATGCTCTAGAAGATGCTTTAAAAGACGAGAGAGTAAGTTGTCGTTTGTCTTGAATAAATTGGTATATATAATTCAGTGATTCACAGCTCTCTTGTTTGATACCAATATTCTCATAAACATTCAGAGATCCAGAAGACGTTCCCGATCTCGCAGCCGCTCCCGTCCCACGAGTCGTCCATCGTCTCGAGCCTCCATGAGGTAAGATCAATCAATCAGTTATCGAGGTCACTAGCTATGAATGAAATCAGTGTGGACATACACATTATTTCACAGAaaagaacattttcatttaattgaATTACAACTGGAAATGGAGTTGATTTTGAATCTAAACCACTTGCCAAGTGCATTGTGCTGTTATttcataataataatgaagtgtttttttttttatgtgttgtGCTCTAGATATGGCATCTTTCCTTACTGCAGAGTAATCTTTTTTTTCTCACAGACACATGCTATTCTTATTATAAATCATTCATTCTTTCTTTCCATTTCTTTCTTTTGCTCTGGTGATGAAACTTTGATTTTAGTATGTTCAGTAACCAATATATTTCACTACACCATCGTCATgttttgattttcatattttatgctATTATCAGCTATAGTACATCTGAATTCAgacaaagaaatatatattaaaggATAAAAAGTTAGAAATGAATAACTGATTATTACTTTTAAAGACTCTGAGAAGAAGCAGGATCTCTAGTCCTGTTTCCATTTACTACTTAAATCCTGTCTGTCCTTCACATCACTTCCTAACGCTTCCTGTGTCTTTTCTTTAGGACGTTTGTAGATGTGAACCCTGCAGAGGAGCACAGATCCTACCACAAGCCAACCATTTCTTCTATTTGTCATTCTAGGTCTCCTTCTCCTGCGACACGCTGGAAAAGTGACGATGTCTATGCACCTAAACTCAACATCACTGAGGGGAGACCTCCTTTTGTTGTTCGTCGTGTAAGAAATATTCTCaaaattgttataaaattttaacTCGGTACACTTTCAGTAtttcagaaaatgtttaatGATTTTAGTCAATAAACATTTCTTGTGTTACTAACCAgagaaaaatgtcatttcagTTAGATAAATCCCTCATTGGAAGAATTCCTGGCAACAATGATGGTTTGAAGGTCAAGTCAAAAAAGAAGGTCAAGCGTGGAAGGTCGCGGTCCAGAAGTCGATCTGCTAGTGCTATGTCTGACTCAGGTAGGTATAACACCCAAATGTTCAAATGTAAGCTTATTTCTAGGGAAATACCAATTTCCATTTGAATGATCATTTTAGATACATATTTTGAGTAAATTATGACATAGCATTTGCAAGATTAATTTCTGCTGGTGATTTGCTGGTTCCTGTGTGCTAATTTTTGTACAATCTTGCCAGAACTACATGCTTCTGTATGCTCTGTGCCTGAGAGCAGATGTTGTGTGTGCAGCACATACAAAAAACACATGGGTAGAAGATACTGGGGTCACTCCCACAATTACCACCCCACTGGGCTGACATCACTGACCCCTAGTCCAAAGAAAGGCCCCAGGGGATCTCTTAGCCCCTCAAAGTTCAGCCCAAGAAGACACAGCCCAATGGGCCATTATATAAGCCCCCTAAGACTCAGACCCAGGAGAACACTAAGCCCTACCAGACTAGGGCCCAGGAAATGCCTTTTTAAGGTAGAATGTTCCCTGAGTTTAGATCTAGTTTGTTTTGCATGGGTGGCACCTTATGATGGTTGTTGTCATATATTGAAGTTTACATTGCAATCTTTGTCCTCCCACAAATTACAGTTGAGGAATTATGAATTCTGATGTTTCACTGTTGGTTGTTGTGTTTTATCAGttttgattttgaagttttgttGAATTGGTATCATTTTGTAAACGTGAAAACTTATGTGTGGTAGATCTTATTTACGTAATTTTAATTAACATGAAATTCATAAGAGGGAACTCTCCACATAAATTACTCCCCCacatattgtaattttgatggAAGGGATATCCCTTGAATTCATGAAATCAACAGCACACACATTGATTTCCATGTTTACAGTATATGTACTATTTACTAGTCTGAAATAAGTCCTGATTTGTTACTTTGATGTACTATTTACTAGTCTGAGGTAAGTCCTTATCAATCTAATCAGAATTTATTACTTTGATCTTTTGACTTATTTCATTATAGCTGCAAAACTGTAGCTTTATGGTGAAAGAAAGTTCTtcagtttattttttgttatagaAGGTAGCTATTTTAGGGAGTGGATGGAAAGGATCTAATCTTGATTAGGTCCAGTCCTCCAGTATTTCCTCAATTACTCAGCATGCTGTTAGTTTGATGTTTTGCATGACTGTTTTTACAGGTGGTTACTATAGCGATTATACCAGTTATCCTAGCATAACTCACAAATACCGCTTAAAGAAGGTAAATTACATTAGCAGATtcatctgattttaatcaaaagttCTTAATTTTACTTCTGTAACTTAAATGTGgttttatctgttaactatTGTATTTATTCATTGAAGGCATACTATAAGATGAGATATCAACTTGGTGGCTCTGTATTTAAACTCGCTTCCTATTGTAGACTTCCTCTCTAGACGGCGAGGACCCCCTTCCCAGGGCCTCACCCAGACAGTTCCTCAGCGATGATGACGGTTTGTACTCCTGTTTCTATATTTAACTGTACTGGATATTCTGATGTACTGCTAGATATATAACAGATTGATCCTGTATTGTTGTAGGTAACACCCGACTCTAGATCTGGTAACattgtatacagggttattttcgcccCATGTTTTTTCTCTCCCTTATTCCCTTGCAGAGAGTTTCACCCTGTTTTAAATTCACCCCCAACACAGTTGTATTAAAAGAGAGacaagaaagaaaatattttgctcTATCTTAAATTCACCCATTGATAACAAAGTCGAAAGCACAGTggtgcattttacaaaagaactgatgacttacgaccaactttacatactggaattacTCCCGTTTTTTGTACGATAAATCACTCCAATATAAAATAGTGAAGAAATAATGTGAAAATGAAGTTTCAGAAACGTTTTAATTCCCTCATTTAAACTAATAATTGTGTGATACAATTTAATTACTTGCGACTTTGTcataagttgttttgtaaaacgggcccctggtACTTGCATCGCTTGGAGTCCTAATTACTCTATATAATATAGGAATTAGGCCTCCAAGCGATATAAGTACCTGTGGGCAAaagggatgaaaataaaatatgaggGAGGGGGATATTTCCCTGTAGATAGTATTGGTGTCTATC
This genomic window from Ostrea edulis chromosome 4, xbOstEdul1.1, whole genome shotgun sequence contains:
- the LOC125669918 gene encoding spermatogenesis-associated protein 6-like isoform X1 gives rise to the protein MPRRALRCVVDLKLRAVTAPGVWLPSREDIYVSVSLFGQYRNTCLVESVFPLIIREDFTFEKTYYTALDPAEVVDYLEDELIVFELLQLSEFGGANRLASYSSSARDFLYPAPSLSPCYASGARELLFHRSIDFPGICPKLEFVSVTNIKESLSPELDALEDALKDERRSRRRSRSRSRSRPTSRPSSRASMRTFVDVNPAEEHRSYHKPTISSICHSRSPSPATRWKSDDVYAPKLNITEGRPPFVVRRLDKSLIGRIPGNNDGLKVKSKKKVKRGRSRSRSRSASAMSDSGGYYSDYTSYPSITHKYRLKKTSSLDGEDPLPRASPRQFLSDDDDAEVAALTGSVDDLRLSRRSRSPSPLLYRPSLRERYGLRPLTPTEKLDLDIRVEHALRRSRSRERLARLELDEARSRSRERLAKLELQRARSRSRERMARLEQELAEKRRERLAREELEESLRQARASPSRVHLDDGTYWSERAALFQGKSHRQVFNDSMSKLYSKMYRNALRPGPV
- the LOC125669918 gene encoding spermatogenesis-associated protein 6-like isoform X2; this translates as MPRRALRCVVDLKLRAVTAPGVWLPSREDIYVSVSLFGQYRNTCLVESVFPLIIREDFTFEKTYYTALDPAEVVDYLEDELIVFELLQLSEFGGANRLASYSSSARDFLYPAPSLSPCYASGARELLFHRSIDFPGICPKLEFVSVTNIKESLSPELDALEDALKDERRSRRRSRSRSRSRPTSRPSSRASMRTFVDVNPAEEHRSYHKPTISSICHSRSPSPATRWKSDDVYAPKLNITEGRPPFVVRRLDKSLIGRIPGNNDGLKVKSKKKVKRGRSRSRSRSASAMSDSGGYYSDYTSYPSITHKYRLKKTSSLDGEDPLPRASPRQFLSDDDDAEVAALTGSVDDLRLSRRSRSPSPLLYRPSLRERYGLRPLTPTEKLDLDIRVEHALRRSRSRERLARLELDEARSRSRERLAKLELQRARSRSRERMARLEQELAEKRRERLAREELEESLRQARARYLYYKDLEDLDLDTRLALSRKLYL
- the LOC125669918 gene encoding spermatogenesis-associated protein 6-like isoform X3; this translates as MPRRALRCVVDLKLRAVTAPGVWLPSREDIYVSVSLFGQYRNTCLVESVFPLIIREDFTFEKTYYTALDPAEVVDYLEDELIVFELLQLSEFGGANRLASYSSSARDFLYPAPSLSPCYASGARELLFHRSIDFPGICPKLEFVSVTNIKESLSPELDALEDALKDERRSRRRSRSRSRSRPTSRPSSRASMRSPSPATRWKSDDVYAPKLNITEGRPPFVVRRLDKSLIGRIPGNNDGLKVKSKKKVKRGRSRSRSRSASAMSDSGGYYSDYTSYPSITHKYRLKKTSSLDGEDPLPRASPRQFLSDDDDAEVAALTGSVDDLRLSRRSRSPSPLLYRPSLRERYGLRPLTPTEKLDLDIRVEHALRRSRSRERLARLELDEARSRSRERLAKLELQRARSRSRERMARLEQELAEKRRERLAREELEESLRQARASPSRVHLDDGTYWSERAALFQGKSHRQVFNDSMSKLYSKMYRNALRPGPV